The sequence CTGCCACAGGAATATGGCGGCGTCGGACTGGGCATCAGTGAAGCGACCGTGATGATGCAGACCATCTCACAGTCGGGTGCGGGGCTGTCTGGCGCATCGGCGGTGCACATGAACATTTTCGGCTTGCAGCCCGTGGCGGTGTTTGGCAACGAGGAGCAGAAACGCCGCATGCTGCCTCCGCTGATCCAGGGCAAGGAGAAGGCCTGCTTCGCCGTCACCGAGCCCAACACCGGCCTGAACACCACCCGTCTGAAAACCCGCGCCGAACGGGCAGGCGACCACTATGTGCTGTCTGGCCAGAAGGTCTGGATATCGACCGCCCAGGTGGCAGAGAAGATGCTCATTCTGGCGCGCACCACTCCGATCGAGGACTGCAAGAAACCGACCTTCGGCCTGAGCCTGTTCTACACCGACCTCGACCGCAGTTTTGTCGAGGTGCGCGAAATCGAAAAGATGGGACGCAAATCGGTCGACTCGAACGAACTCTTCATCGACGGCTTGCGCGTGCCGGTAGGAGACCGCATCGGCGAAGAAGGCCGCGGCTTTGAGTACATCCTGCATGGCATGAACCCGGAGCGGGTGCTGATCGCGGGCGAGGCCGTCGGCCTGGGTCGGGCGGCGCTGCAGGTAGCCGTCAAGTACGCCCGCGAGCGCGTGGTCTTTGACCGGCCCATCGGGCAGAACCAGTCTATCCAGCATCCGCTGGCGCAATCATGGATGGAGCTTGAGGCCGCTGAAATGATGGCGATGCGCGCGGCCTGGAAATACGACAACAGCCTGCCCTGCGGCGCCGACGCAAATGCTGCCAAGTACATGGCGGCCGAGGCTGGTTTCAACGCCTGCCAGCGCGCCATGGCCACGCTGGGCGGCTATGGCTATGCCAAGGAATACCACGTCGAGCGTTATCTGCGCGAAATGATGATTCCGCGCATCGCGCCGATCAGCCCGCAACTCATCCTGTGCTTCATCGCTGAGAAGGTGCTGGGCCTGCCTAAATCCTATTGACATTCACGAGCTCGCGACCGATTTTCTTCCCGCTGAGGCCAGCAATACCCAATTTTTACCCAGGCCAGCACCCACCCCATCATGACTACCACCCACGACAGCGAACGCGCTGAACAACTGACCATGCTGCGCGAAAGCGCGCTAAGTTTCGTCACCAAAGAATCACCACTCAACCGTGCCCGCGCCCTGCGCCAACAGGTGCCGGGCTACGACCGCCGCTTCTGGAGCGCCCTGGCCGAGCAGGGCTGGACCGGGCTGCTGGTGCCCGAACAATTGGGCGGCTACGCCCAGGGTTTCGCTGAGATGGCCGAGGTGGCGGCCGCCCTGGCTTCTCAGGTCGCGCCCGAACCGGTGGTGCCGGTGCTGGTGTTTGCCGGCCGGCTGCTGTCCCATGTGGGTGCCACCGAGCTATCGATGCGTCTCTTGACCGAACTCGCCGAGGGTCGCACGCTACCCGCCGTGGCCTGGCAGGAAGATGTAACCGGCGCGAAAGACCAGCCCGGTCTGGCCGCGACCCGGCTGGAGCGCCAGGGCGACTCCCTGCTGATACATGGCTACAAGCGCCATGTACGCCCCGGTGCCGGGGCCGACGGCTACATCGTCAGCGCCACCAACCCACAAGGTCTGGTCCTGGTGTGGGTGCCGGCAGATGCATCCGGCCTTACCCTGTCGAGCCAGCCGCTGGCCGACGGCAGCTATGCAGCACAGCTCAACTTGAACAGCGTTCGCCTGCCCGCCAGCCACCTGCTGGCCGAAGGGGCCGCCGCCGCGGCCGCGCTGACCCGCGCCTACGACGAAACCCTGGTACTGGCCAGCGTTGAACTGCTGGCCCTTGTGCGCAGCATGCTGACCATGACACAAGACTACCTGCGAACGCGGATCCAGTTCGGCAAGCCGATAGGCAGCTTCCAGTCACTGCAGCACCGCACTGTGGACCTGTTGATTCAGCAGGAACTGACTGCCAGCGTGGTGACGCAGGCTCTGGCCCTGCTAGATGACCCGGCCGCCGACGCCAGCGCGCGCTCTGCCCTGGCAAGCCGCGTCAAGTCGCGCGCGTCGGATGCGGGGCTGCA is a genomic window of Hydrogenophaga sp. RAC07 containing:
- a CDS encoding acyl-CoA dehydrogenase family protein, which produces MDFAHNQEHEAIREAIGKICARFDDSYWLERDRLGGFPHELHRALADGGWLGVCLPQEYGGVGLGISEATVMMQTISQSGAGLSGASAVHMNIFGLQPVAVFGNEEQKRRMLPPLIQGKEKACFAVTEPNTGLNTTRLKTRAERAGDHYVLSGQKVWISTAQVAEKMLILARTTPIEDCKKPTFGLSLFYTDLDRSFVEVREIEKMGRKSVDSNELFIDGLRVPVGDRIGEEGRGFEYILHGMNPERVLIAGEAVGLGRAALQVAVKYARERVVFDRPIGQNQSIQHPLAQSWMELEAAEMMAMRAAWKYDNSLPCGADANAAKYMAAEAGFNACQRAMATLGGYGYAKEYHVERYLREMMIPRIAPISPQLILCFIAEKVLGLPKSY
- a CDS encoding acyl-CoA dehydrogenase family protein, whose translation is MTTTHDSERAEQLTMLRESALSFVTKESPLNRARALRQQVPGYDRRFWSALAEQGWTGLLVPEQLGGYAQGFAEMAEVAAALASQVAPEPVVPVLVFAGRLLSHVGATELSMRLLTELAEGRTLPAVAWQEDVTGAKDQPGLAATRLERQGDSLLIHGYKRHVRPGAGADGYIVSATNPQGLVLVWVPADASGLTLSSQPLADGSYAAQLNLNSVRLPASHLLAEGAAAAAALTRAYDETLVLASVELLALVRSMLTMTQDYLRTRIQFGKPIGSFQSLQHRTVDLLIQQELTASVVTQALALLDDPAADASARSALASRVKSRASDAGLQVAREAVQLHGAIGVTDEYDLGLYLQRALVLAAWLGNGNQQRRRYANLTQNATAQEHA